The DNA region TGTCGGTATCGCAATTGCGGCTGAATGACCTGCACACCTGACGTTCGCTGAGTATTTTCTGTGTCATCCTGTGCGGCGTGTAGCGATGCGGACGCTCCGAGCGCACGAATACCAGCGCTGCATCACCGGCCTGCTGTCGCCCTGATTTGAAACAGCCTGCGCCATGGACTGCTAGTGTGTGTCACTCGGTCTGTAAGCCATTGGTGCGCCGATCCACATGGTGATTCGTGCACTACGCAAGCACATATCCGGACGTGCGCTGAGCGAGGAGGGCAGTGGGCGGACATCTTCGGTCCATCTTACGGAGCTGTCGCTCCGCTTGAGATTGACGTGCCCGTGCGACACACTTACAGAGCGGGCACGAACCCGCGGTGTGGGCGCTAGTCTACTTATCGCTATTCGCCAGGAAATCAGGATATGCACCAGGGCACCAGGGTTTGGACGTCTGTCGCGCTCGGTATGCTGTTTATGTCGGATAGCGCTCGTTCGCAGATGACCCTGCCTCCCGACCCCACTCTCGTTGCTCGGAATGCGGAGCTCCGGCTTCGCCCGTCGTATCAACAGTGTATCGACGCCAGCATGGCTGCCACTCCGTTACTTTTGGAATGCAGTTCGAACGAATTTGCCTTTCAGGATGGGCGGCTGAATGATGCGTACAAGAAGCTACGCGCGTCACTCAACGAGCAGCAGCGGCTGAA from Luteibacter mycovicinus includes:
- a CDS encoding lysozyme inhibitor LprI family protein, with translation MHQGTRVWTSVALGMLFMSDSARSQMTLPPDPTLVARNAELRLRPSYQQCIDASMAATPLLLECSSNEFAFQDGRLNDAYKKLRASLNEQQRLKLRDEEREWLAGKKIQCSSGEEPGQGDLIVSATCEVVETAKRANELINRLK